In a single window of the Raphanus sativus cultivar WK10039 chromosome 9, ASM80110v3, whole genome shotgun sequence genome:
- the LOC108835117 gene encoding homeobox protein HD1, which translates to MQEAALGMIVGGGGEGDAAVAAEQNRQMKGEIATHPMYEQLLAAHVACLRVATPIDQLPIIEAQLSHSHHLLRSYASTAVGFSHHDRQELDNFLAQYVMVLCSFKEQLQQHVRVHAVEAVMACREIENNLHSLTGATLGEGSGATMSEDEDDLHMDFSSDNSGIDFSGGQDMTGFGPLLPTESERSLMERVRQELKLELKQGFKSRIEDVREEIMRKRRAGKLPGDTTTVLKNWWQQHCKWPYPTEDDKAKLVEETGLQLKQINNWFINQRKRNWHNNSHSLTSLKSKRKH; encoded by the exons ATGCAAGAAGCAGCGTTAGGTATGATCGTaggcggaggaggagaaggagacgCAGCCGTGGCGGCGGAGCAGAATAGACAAATGAAAGGTGAGATAGCTACACATCCCATGTACGAGCAGCTTTTGGCCGCACACGTGGCATGTCTGAGAGTGGCGACTCCCATCGACCAGCTTCCGATCATTGAAGCTCAGCTTTCTCACTCTCATCATCTTCTCCGATCTTATGCTTCGACAGCCGTTGGATTCTCGCATCATGATCGTCAAGAGCTCGACAATTTCTTG GCACAATATGTAATGGTGTTGTGTAGCTTCAAAGAACAGCTTCAACAACACGTGAGGGTTCATGCCGTCGAAGCTGTGATGGCTTGCCGTGAAATTGAGAACAACCTCCACTCTCTCACAG GAGCGACATTAGGAGAAGGGTCCGGTGCGACGATGTCCGAGGATGAGGACGATCTTCATATGGATTTCTCATCTGATAATTCCGGCATTGATTTTAGCGGGGGACAAGATATGACGGGATTTGGTCCATTGCTTCCGACTGAATCTGAAAGATCTCTTATGGAAAGAGTCAGACAAGAGCTGAAACTCGAACTCAAACAG GGTTTTAAATCAAGAATTGAAGATGTAAGAGAAGAGATAATGAGGAAAAGAAGGGCTGGGAAATTGCCTGGAGACACAACAACTGTCTTGAAAAATTGGTGGCAACAACATTGCAAATGGCCTTACCCTACT GAAGACGACAAGGCAAAATTGGTGGAGGAGACAGGATTACAGTTGAAGCAAATCAACAACTGGTTCATTAATCAACGCAAGAGGAACTGGCACAATAACTCTCATTCCCTCACTTCCTTGAAGTCCAAGCGCAAACACTGA
- the LOC130494562 gene encoding SPX domain-containing membrane protein At1g63010-like, translating into MVAFGKYLQRKQIEEWRGYYINYKMMKKKVKQYAEQIRGGSQHPRHVLKDFSRMLDTQIEKTVLFMLEQQGLLSGRLATLRETHDAVLEQPDISKIVELRESYRDVGRDLLQLLVFVELNAIGLRKILKKFDKRFGYRFADYYVKTRANHPYSQLQQVFKHVGVGAVVGAISRNLHELQEHEGSFYSIYDQPVLPLQDPVVEAIKTAVDKLTNSTSFLNFLAQHALIMQDDLQTPSEDTIDERTYHFNSLLLNLGNTFLYMVNTYIIVPTADDYSMSLGAAATVCGIVIGSMAVAQVFSSVYFSAWSNKSYFKPLVFSSIALFIGNLMYALAYDANSMWLLLLGRLCCGLGSARAVNRRYISDCVPLRIRMQASAGFVSASALGMACGPALAGLLQVKFKIYKLTFNQSTLPGWVMAVAWLFYLVWLCISFKEPLRDTEDQERSNPNETTSVTEREENSRAVEEGLRKPLLITSGLKVEDEDEEDCDESEESAEDSRRPANSFGDAYRLLTPSVKVQLLIYFMLKYAMEILLSESSVVTSYYFGWTTSSVAIFLACLGLTVLPINILVGSYISNMFEDRQILLTSEIIVFIGILFSFNLFVPYTVPQYVISGLVMFVAAEVLEGVNLSLLSRVMSSRLSKGTYNGGLLSTEAGTLARVVADATITLGGYLGRNHLLNATLLPSLVICIGSIVATCCTYNSLY; encoded by the exons ATGGTGGCTTTTGGGAAGTATCTGCAGAGGAAACAAATCGAAGAATGGAGAGG CTATTACATCAATTAcaaaatgatgaagaagaaagtgaaGCAATATGCTGAGCAGATACGAGGCGGATCTCAACATCCTCGCCATGTTCTGAAAGATTTCTCCAGGATGCTCGATACTCAA ATTGAGAAAACTGTCCTTTTCATGTTGGAACAACAAGGGTTGCTTTCAGGGAGACTAGCCACGTTGAGGGAAACGCATGATGCTGTTCTCGAGCAGCCTGACATATCAAAAATTGTGGAGCTACGAGAATCATACAGAGATGTTGGAAGAGATCTTCTACAGCTTCTGGTGTTCGTTGAGTTGAACGCCATTGGTCTTCGCAAGATACTTAAGAAATTTGACAAACGGTTTGGCTATAGGTTCGCCGACTACTACGTGAAAACCCGAGCTAACCATCCTTACTCACAGCTTCAGCAAGTGTTTAAGCATGtg GGTGTAGGAGCTGTTGTTGGGGCAATATCTCGCAACCTTCATGAGCTTCAAGAACACGAAGGAAGTTTTTATTCAATTTACGACCAACCTGTTCTTCCTCTTCAg GACCCAGTGGTTGAGGCAATTAAGACAGCAGTGGACAAGTTAACAAACTCAACGAGTTTCCTCAACTTCTTGGCACAACATGCTCTTATCATGCAAGATGATTTGCAGACTCCTTCAGAGGATACCATCGATGAGCGGACTTACCATTTCAATTCCTTGCTCCTGAACTTAGGAAACACATTCTTGTACATGGTCAACACATATATCATCGTCCCTACAGCAGATGACTATTCCATGAGCCTTGGAGCTGCAGCAACGGTTTGTGGTATCGTCATTGGATCTATGGCCGTGGCTCAAGTTTTCTCATCGGTTTATTTCAGCGCCTGGTCCAACAAGTCTTACTTCAAACCTCTTGTGTTCAGCAGCATTGCTCTCTTTATAGGGAACCTAATGTACGCGTTGGCTTATGATGCCAATTCCATGTGGCTTCTCTTACTCGGCCGTCTCTGTTGTGG GCTGGGATCAGCAAGAGCTGTGAACAGAAGATACATCAGTGACTGTGTGCCTTTAAGAATCAGAATGCAGGCGTCAGCAGGTTTTGTGAGTGCTAGTGCTCTTGGAATGGCTTGTGGTCCTGCACTCGCCGGTTTGCTCCAAGTCAAATTCAAGATCTACAAGCTGACATTTAACCAGTCTACTCTGCCTGGGTGGGTTATGGCTGTGGCTTGGCTGTTCTATTTGGTATGGCTATGCATTTCATTCAAGGAGCCGTTGCGTGATACAGAGGATCAAGAAAGAAGCAACCCGAATGAAACAACTTCAG TgacagagagagaagagaatagTAGAGCCGTGGAGGAAGGTCTTCGGAAGCCGTTGCTGATTACTTCAGGACTCAAGGTGGAAGACGAAGATGAAGAGGATTGCGATGAAAGTGAAGAGTCTGCAGAAGATTCTCGCAGACCTGCAAATTCTTTCGGTGATGCATACCGACTTCTTACTCCATCTGTTAAG GTTCAACTGTTGATCTACTTCATGCTCAAATACGCCATGGAGATATTACTGTCGGAGTCTAGTGTGGTTACTTCATACTATTTTGGTTGGACAACAAGCTCCGTTGCCATCTTCCTCGCCTGCCTTGGCCTCACGGTGCTACCAATCAACATTCTTGTTGGAAGTTACATCAGTAACATGTTTGAAGACAG GCAAATCCTTTTGACATCTGAGATCATAGTCTTTATCGGGATTCTCTTCAGTTTTAATCTGTTTGTTCCATACACCGTGCCTCAATACGTAATCTCTGGTCTAGTAATGTTTGTCGCTGCTGAAGTACTCGAAG GTGTGAACCTATCGTTGTTATCGAGGGTAATGTCATCGAGGCTATCAAAAGGAACATACAACGGAGGATTGCTGTCGACGGAAGCTGGAACGTTGGCTAGGGTTGTGGCGGATGCAACCATAACATTGGGAGGATACTTGGGAAGAAACCATCTCTTGAATGCAACTCTTCTACCATCACTTGTCATCTGCATTGGCTCCATTGTTGCTACTTGTTGTACTTATAACTCTCTCTATTGA